Sequence from the Phalacrocorax carbo chromosome 8, bPhaCar2.1, whole genome shotgun sequence genome:
AGGTCGagtaagagaagaaaagggaagttaTTGCTCAGACACCATCTAACTTATCAGCAGATCCCCCTGCCACGGGACAGTGTGTACACAGGCGTTTGCAGGGCTTGAGGGGAAAACTCACAACCGTGGCGGATTATTTAGGAAAAAGACACCACTCCCGGCTCCAGCCCCGCGCCCAGAGGCCTCCCGAGCGTTTGCTCTGGCCTCCCGCACCGGCCGGACCTCGGCGGTCCCGGGTCCCCTGGCGCGGCGGGGAGCCCGCGGGGCCACTGCAGCCGGAGGcagcgggccgggccgggcctcgGCGGCGGGAAAGGGGGAGCTCGGGGGTGCTGGAGCCGCGAggccgccgctgctgcccggCGGGCCCGCAAGGACACGGCGCGCCTCTGCCAGGCCGCCGCGGAGTACCAGGCTCGCCGTCACGGAGGCCTCCTCACCCGCCCCACGCCcgaggggaagggaaggggcacCCGGCCGTCCCCCGGTCACTCACCCGCGGTTCGGCCCCTTGGGTATGAGCCACGGCAGGACGCCGCCGACCACCCCCCAGAAAACGCTCATGACGATGATAGGCACAGTCAGGCCACCGTACGCCATGGCCGGGCTGGCGGCGGAGCGAAGCTGCGGGCTCCcagccgccgcgccccgccccttCTTCACGGCGGCCGcagcgccccgccccgcccccctccgccAATCAGCGACTGCCACGTCCCTGGAGCCCGGAGAGCGGCGGCGCACGGGCGCGAGCGCCTGGCCACGCCCCCCCGTGCTGCCGGTGGCGGGGGCTGCTGCCCACGGGTACCTGAGAGGGCgctgtagcgaggcgggggtcggtctcttctcccaggtcaccagcGATAGGGCGAGAGGAAATGGCCCgaagctgcgccaggggaggtttagattgggtgtTACGAAAAACGTCTTCAgtgacagagtggtcaggcattggaacagggtgtccagagaggtgggggagtcaccgtccctgggggtgttcaaaacacgtgtagacgtggcacttcagggcatggtttaggaagcctggaggtgttgggttggcggttggacttgatgagcCTGTGTCTTCCAACCTTTGTGACCCTATCTCGgtgtggggctggcagcaggagcccaGCTTCCACCTCACAGATTGACCCTGGCATCGCTGAGGAacagggggaagaaagaggctTTCGGGGTACAGGCGGAGCTCCTGTCAGTGTACAGGCTAGTTTTGAACCCCTCAAACTGAAAAGATGGAGAGGGCTCCCGCAGGAAAGAACACCGTGCTTCTGCATCAGCTCAACAGCTGACAAGGTCCCTGGAACACAGTGAAATGGAACCCAGAGGGCTTTCTCAGTACATTGACTCAAGgtgaagaaaaatcttattaaGCAGCGTATATGCATGCATGAACTGTGAGGGGCAGAACCTCTGAACCTGCCTCCTAATAAAAGAAGTGACATTCAAAGCCTGCCTCCTAGAGCAGCCTTCATATTAACGCCTATAAGTAACTTCAAAAGCACTGATGCAATTTTCCTTCATTCTCAGCATCCCCTTTTCCAGACCACAGTGCTGTTCAGACAGGAGCtgaatttctttccattctctATCAGCACTTGGAGGGCCATCCACTGAGCTGGGAAATTCACTTAATTGCAGGACGGTTTTCACCACACTGCAGCGGCTCTCAATAATGTATAAAGCACTAAAAAGCTAATTTCCTCTTATAGAAAAGTCCATCCAGAACAGTGTTAGCAACAGTACTGAGACTTCATTGCTACCCTTTTCAAACCAGACAGCTCTACCTCATGAGCTGAGGTAAACCCCCCTAGTCTTCAAGCTATAGCATTAATCTAAGACCCTGAGACATATACACAGTGCACAGAATTAACATGTTCATTTAAAACCACAAGCACATCTAAATAAGTGTTAAAGATCAGTGGAAGAGACAGAAGTACAATGGTTATTAGATGCATCTTCTCAGGATTGCACTACTCTCTAACGTTGGTTGAAACATTACCTTATGGGGAAAAAGTCTTTAGTTTTCTTAAAAGTAAGCGCTTCAAACCGCTTTTTAATTTAGCAGAAGTATTTTTACATAGCCAACATGAAAACATGAGAATGAATATATTTAAACCTAACCAGATGCTCCATATCAAGACTTTCTAAAGGAGAGGACGCAACAGTAGGTTTAATTTTAGCAATTCTTTAATGGTGTCAAATAGGAAACCATCTATTCTTGCATCTTTTCGATTGTTTCTTCCTTGTATTTGCCCTTCTCCTTGCCAACCTGGCGAGATTTTGCTTTACGCTCCAAGATCTTTTTGCGATCTTTGTCCAGTTTTAGCCTAGTGATCACCAcctagagaaaggaaaaagaatttagCGTCTCTTCAGCATTGAAGTACAGCAACCTGACAGAACTGCGATGCTGTAGCACAGCCCAAGAAGATCAGCTCTGGCACACAAGTGTTATTTCCATGGACTATCTCACTTGGTCTGAGTAGAACTGAGGTACCAACTTGCCTCTGTATTTCACAATTTTCCCAGGCACGGTCAGGGATCAGAGTATATGGACCGTTGCTCCGATGCACGACCAAAACCCTTTCACAAACTGAAGAGCAGCCAAACTTCTATTTATctacataataaaataattattcttaaGTAAATCTAATTTCCATTAGGCTGCTCAAACACAATGGATACTACATCCATCTGAAACACAGCACATAGCTGATCCTACCACCACAAAAGCAAGTAATGACAGTTGGACTTTATGatcttggaggtcttttccaaccttaattctTTTATGATTCTATATTGGATCACTATTTCTCAATGTTTTAAACAATATCACCTAAGTTTTGCAACACTAAAAAACCGTGCTGCTGCCACAGGCCCCTACCACATCACTGCTGTACCATTTGGAATAGCCAATGCGTCCGGCTAAACTATAGGCAACAGTAAAATTCATGCACCGCAGTGACTCATACAAAGACACTTTAAAGAACACAGCTGCTATTGAACAGCTGTGAAGTGGCCAGGCAAGTATCAAGTATTACCAACATGGACACATAAAAGGTAAATTGCACAGACCATTTTCTGCCGCAGCCTTAGTGATATTTCTAACAAAGCAACAGCAAACTGAAGCTCTGATTTTCAGCCCCTAGAGAGGCTTCAGTGCTCTCTGTGCCCCCTGAACCTGACGTGTTGGTATTACTAAAAGaagtcctttaaaaatacaactgcCAGTCAAATCCATAGAAATCCACAGAAAAGCCATAGCgactgcagcagggctgcacaCTCCTCCTCAGTTccattggaagaggctgcccagagaggtggtagagttgccatccctggaggtatttaaaagacgatatttaaaagacgtgtagatgtggcacttcagggcatggtttaggaggcatggtagtgttgtgctgacggttggactcgatgatcctagaggtgttttccaaccttaatgattctatgattgtgcATTTAGCTCTCTCCTAATTGTAATTAATTCCTACCTCTTTGCCTAAGAGTGGTAGAAACTGTTCATCCACCCCACTGCAAGACTGCAACAAACTCCACATTCTTCCATTCCTTTTGCATTAACGACCAGAATCTTTACGCAAAGCTTTAGCAAGGTCTGATTCCCAATTAGAGAAaactttcacagaaataaaggcCCAACACAAAATTCAATTTCTTTCACTGCTATTTACCACACAAGCAGCATGTGCACTGGCTCCATCTCAATGTCACCTTGTCCATCAAATGTTATTACTGCACACAAGTCATTATGTTGTTTTGGAATAATTCTGCCCTCCCTCTGCTGAACATACCAAGAAAACCTGTTACAACTGGATTTCTTCCACCAACGCTTCAGTATACATGCCCACATGGCAAGGCTGAAGCAGACTAATTTAATCTGCTTCAAACCAGGTTTTGGCTAGTTGTTCTGTTTagtttgaaatgttttcctgttaTGATCTGAACAGGCTTTGCCTGGTTTTCATGAACCCTAAATATTGTAAATCACTTCAGGCTAAAACCATAATCAGAAGAACTTAGTTCATGGTAGTCCCCAAGAACAACTCATGATCCTAAGCATGCCTCTAAACATTTCTAACACCTCCTTAACCAGTGCAAATGCCACATAGCAAAGACAAAGGATTGTTCTAAGCCATctattttgtgctttaaaaacacTAAGCTCTTCAAAACAGCAGTAAAGTCTCCAGCAGCTTCTCCACCAAATAAGCCCTAGAAACATGGAGAAGTTCTTGGTTTCAACCGTCGCTCCTCTAATACCATGACACCATAACACCTCCTTGTTCATTACCACCCAACACTGTACTATCTCGATCCAACACTCCATTTGCCATAACAGGGTTCTACTCATGCCAGCAGCAGAGTCTTCATTGGCCAGCAGGGTCTCCACCTGCATTTCAGGTCTCACTTCATGCACTGTACCTTGCTGGGATGGATCCCCACGTGGACTGTTGTGCCATTAGCCTTCTCACGCTGAACACGTTCAATGTAGATGacgtatttttttctgtacaccTGGACCACCTTGCCGATCTGCTGTCCTTTGTAGTGACCCCGGACAACCTAAAGGAGAGCAGAAGAAGCACACCGCCCCATACTTTGAAACCACGCCTTAAGCAATTGCCGGATCTCAAGAAACACTAATTATCCCAACTGCACAGGCTGAAATCCCAACTCTGCCACAAAGATATCAATTACTGGG
This genomic interval carries:
- the RPL26L1 gene encoding ribosomal protein uL24-like, translated to MKFNPFVTSDRSKNRKRHFNAPSHIRRKIMSSPLSKELRQKYNVRSMPIRKDDEVQVVRGHYKGQQIGKVVQVYRKKYVIYIERVQREKANGTTVHVGIHPSKVVITRLKLDKDRKKILERKAKSRQVGKEKGKYKEETIEKMQE